One window from the genome of Choloepus didactylus isolate mChoDid1 chromosome 2, mChoDid1.pri, whole genome shotgun sequence encodes:
- the LOC119527770 gene encoding noncompact myelin-associated protein isoform X2, with protein MTTATPLGDTPFSLNVTTGGEDFLYQSSGAIVAAIVVVVIIIFSVVLILLKMYNRYGCPGQWNGLVPQRSQSEWELAFVGWTPVVGPAVAVSPPSNALTFCGSFLDVCSAGGTVE; from the exons ATGACCACAGCCACCCCACTGGGGGATACCCCCTTCTCGTTGAACGTGACCACCGGGGGAGAAGACTTTCTGTATCAGA GTTCTGGAGCCATCGTTGCTGCCATTGTGGTGGTGGTCATCATCATCTTCTCTGTGGTTCTGATCCTGCTGAAGATGTACAACAGGTACGGATGCCCTGGGCAGTGGAATGGTCTGGTCCCTCAGCGAAGTCAGAGTGAATGGGAACTTGCATTTGTGGGGTGGACGCCTGTTGTGGGTCCAGCAGTGGCCGTGAGTCCACCATCCAATGCTCTGACCTTCTGTGGGTCCTTTTTGGATGTCTGCTCTGCTGGAGGAACTGTAGAGTGA